One window from the genome of Ananas comosus cultivar F153 linkage group 13, ASM154086v1, whole genome shotgun sequence encodes:
- the LOC109719238 gene encoding leucine-rich repeat extensin-like protein 3 has product MVLSLPSMEAFGRSPFILLSALLLIFSSSALALTDVEAAAIARRQLLTLRERNGDLSRDFEFDIKIDIKFANERLRHAYIALHAWKHAIYSDPLNFTANWDGPDVCSYSGVFCSPALDDSSVNVVAGVDLNSADIAGYLPTELSLLTDIALFHINSNRFCGIIPDTFSRLTLLHEFDVSNNRFVGPFPAAVLNLPALRYLDLRFNDFEGPLPLELFNRPLDAIFVNNNRFTLGIPENFGNSTASVIVLANNELGGCIPSSAGRMVGTLNELILLNNGLTGCLPPELGKLGNVTVLDASNNRLSGALPQSFTGLAKVEQLDLSHNVLTGVVTESVCKLPQLANFSFSYNYFTGEATTCVPSSGAEVVFNDKGNCLANSRPGQKSAKECLPVVSRHIDCSQFKCSTPLKPKPFIPSPKPTPKPIPQPVAPTPNPAPLSPKPVPQPVAPTTRPTTPSPKPISPSAKPITLSPPPSPKPIEPTPKQSPKPVTPSPKPITPSPIYSQAPPSPRPSARFLPPPPQFQRGPVDPTRSKPPPKSVSSPPPPPPVLPSPPPPQSLTFLPPPPKGDRGPVDPSRSSPPPKSASSPPPVLPSPPPKQPKYPTTKANSPPPPPLSFLPPPPKGDRGPVYPEHFSPPPKPISSPPPPPPLTFLPPPPKGDRGPVYPEHFSPPQKPISSPPPPPSVYSPPPTVQSPPPPVVKSPPPSTRSPPPPSPVTYSPPPPAPVYSPPPPVASPPPPPPVYSPPPPTQSPPPPPSPPVHSPPPPAHSPPPPSPTHSPPPPPPVHSPPPPPVHSPPPPPTHSPPPPPPPVHSPPPPPPPMHSSPPPPPVHSPPPPIFSPPPPTSSPPPALSSPPPPHIEVLPPIFVSSYSSPPPPIFQGY; this is encoded by the coding sequence ATGGTGCTCTCATTACCCAGCATGGAGGCCTTTGGCCGCTCCCCCTTTATTCTCCTCTCTGCCCTCCTCCTCATCTTTTCTTCCTCAGCTTTAGCCTTGACCGACGTTGAGGCAGCCGCGATTGCCCGACGCCAGCTCCTCACCCTCCGCGAACGCAATGGTGACCTCTCTCGAGACTTTGAGTTTGACATCAAGATCGACATTAAGTTTGCGAATGAACGCCTCCGTCATGCCTACATAGCTCTCCATGCCTGGAAACACGCTATCTACTCCGATCCCCTCAACTTCACTGCCAATTGGGATGGCCCTGACGTGTGCTCATACTCTGGCGTCTTTTGCTCTCCCGCTCTTGATGACTCCTCCGTCAATGTTGTTGCTGGCGTCGACCTCAATAGTGCCGACATCGCCGGCTACCTCCCAACCGAGCTTAGCCTACTCACCGACATCGCCCTCTTCCACATAAACTCCAATCGCTTTTGTGGTATAATTCCAGATACATTTTCTCGTCTTACCCTCCTCCATGAGTTCGACGTCAGCAACAACCGCTTCGTCGGCCCCTTTCCTGCTGCCGTCCTTAACCTCCCAGCCCTGCGCTACCTCGACCTTCGATTCAATGACTTTGAAGGCCCACTTCCACTAGAGCTGTTCAACAGGCCCCTCGATGCCATCTTTGTCAACAATAACCGTTTCACTCTTGGAATTCCAGAGAACTTTGGTAACTCCACTGCTTCTGTTATTGTTCTTGCCAATAATGAGCTTGGTGGATGCATACCGAGCAGCGCAGGTCGAATGGTGGGCACACTCAATGAGCTCATCTTGTTGAACAACGGGCTCACAGGGTGCTTACCGCCTGAGCTTGGGAAGCTAGGGAATGTGACAGTGCTCGACGCAAGCAATAATAGGCTCAGTGGTGCACTTCCCCAGAGTTTTACGGGGCTAGCCAAGGTTGAGCAGTTAGACCTCTCCCACAATGTCCTCACTGGTGTTGTCACCGAGAGTGTATGCAAGTTGCCTCAATTGGCAAACTTCAGTTTCTCGTACAATTACTTCACCGGTGAGGCCACTACATGCGTGCCATCGTCAGGGGCTGAGGTGGTGTTCAATGATAAAGGCAATTGCTTAGCCAACTCAAGGCCTGGGCAGAAGTCAGCAAAAGAGTGCCTCCCAGTGGTAAGTCGGCACATTGATTGTAGCCAGTTCAAATGCTCAACTCCTCTTAAGCCAAAACCATTTATTCCATCCCCTAAGCCGACTCCTAAGCCAATTCCTCAGCCAGTGGCGCCGACTCCTAACCCAGCTCCACTATCTCCTAAGCCAGTTCCTCAGCCAGTGGCGCCGACTACTAGGCCAACCACACCGTCTCCTAAGCCGATCTCACCATCTGCAAAGCCAATTACATTATCCCCCCCACCATCTCCTAAGCCAATAGAGCCAACTCCTAAACAATCACCAAAGCCGGTGACTCCATCTCCTAAGCCAATTACTCCTTCTCCTATATACTCACAGGCGCCTCCTTCGCCACGACCGTCTGCAAGATTCTTACCGCCTCCACCACAATTCCAAAGAGGGCCGGTTGATCCTACACGCTCCAAACCACCACCTAAATCAGTGAGCtcgccaccgccaccacctcCAGTTCTCCCATCACCTCCCCCACCACAGTCACTGACATTCTTACCCCCTCCACCAAAAGGTGATAGGGGGCCGGTTGATCCCTCACGCTCATCACCACCACCTAAATCAGCGAGTTCACCACCTCCGGTGCTTCCATCGCCTCCTCCAAAGCAACCAAAATATCCTACAACAAAAGCTAATTCACCACCGCCACCTCCACTGTCGTTCCTACCCCCTCCACCAAAAGGCGATAGAGGGCCGGTTTATCCCGAACACTTCTCACCACCACCGAAACCAATAAGCTCACCTCCACCGCCACCTCCACTGACGTTCTTACCCCCTCCACCAAAAGGCGATAGAGGGCCAGTTTATCCCGAACACTTCTCGCCACCACAGAAACCAATAAgctcaccaccaccgccaccatcAGTTTACTCCCCGCCACCTACAGTCCAATCACCACCTCCGCCAGTGGTGAAGTCACCACCTCCTTCGACTCGCTCACCGCCGCCACCCTCTCCAGTAACCTACTCCCCACCTCCTCCTGCGCCAGTCTATTCACCACCGCCACCGGTGGCATCACCTCCTCCACCGCCACCTGTCTACTCACCTCCACCACCCACGCAAtcaccaccgccaccaccatCTCCACCTGTACACTCACCACCTCCACCTGCGCACTCACCGCCACCACCTTCTCCCACGcactcaccaccaccacctccacctgTGCACTCACCACCACCTCCGCCTGTGCActcaccaccacctccacctaCGCACtcacccccgccgccgcctccacctGTGCACTCacctccgccaccgcctccACCTATGCACTCatcaccaccacctccacctgtgcactcaccaccaccaccaatcTTCTCCCCTCCACCGCCAACCTCCTCACCTCCGCCTGcactctcctctcctccgcctccccaTATAGAAGTCCTTCCCCCGATCTTCGTCTCAAGTTACTCATCGCCGCCTCCACCAATCTTCCAAGGCTACTAA
- the LOC109719775 gene encoding uncharacterized protein LOC109719775, with translation MVMGSSSSPLLFFLSLPSSPQRSAIRGLHSSPLPSPKPLTKRRNHLRIKLPKTLETPPQNPPPLPLQTHQTPPQNSQLDEAREASAIAHLPVLGAEVEALEEAADPFPPAPAHRWLPNPVLDLGLRFALLLVVQTLAAVWFLGSGRGNGSLEKRREGLEQGRVEGHVGRVVGEVSEFERRLQLIRAMVKEVREKERRDLAAGKDGIRDEIGRGLARSKKSSSTNSMSLNGKRETGESNEKRKLEALSSNAKSRNVSNGFGGSEVKDDDDDDANGGYQQIAYHSPVEESSQLHKTDEVRPPNSLTPRNLRNLETLTASSSWHDKSIEEKKLMLDDRNTQSPIKAAKMNRKNDDIDAEEKSWWLKLPYVLGIFLRRGVERSGPRGLYSLNMDLSSENDDSPSYTVAFQDRGDATNFCYLLESFFEGLGDVSADVVPLTIQELSEAVESNELKLIVVRKGQLQLYAGQPLAEVETVLRSLMR, from the exons ATGGTCATGGGCTCCTCCTCatcccctctcctcttcttcctctcccttcccTCCTCTCCTCAAAGAAGCGCCATTAGAGGCCTCCACTCCTCCCCACTCCCCTCCCCCAAACCCCTCACCAAGCGTCGCAACCACCTCCGCATCAAgctccccaaaaccctagaaacgcCTCCCCAAAACCCACCTCCTCTCCCCCTACAAACCCACCAAACCCCTCCTCAAAACTCTCAGCTCGATGAGGCCCGTGAAGCCTCCGCCATTGCCCACCTCCCCGTCCTCGGAGCGGAGGTCGAAGCCCTCGAAGAAGCGGCCGACCCATTCCCCCCCGCGCCTGCGCATCGATGGCTCCCGAACCCGGTTCTCGACCTAGGTTTGCGATTCGCTCTCCTTCTTGTTGTTCAAACCCTTGCCGCTGTTTGGTTCCTCGGCAGTGGCCGCGGCAATGGGAGCTTGGAGAAGAGGAGGGAGGGTTTGGAACAGGGGAGGGTGGAGGGACATGTGGGCAGAGTAGTCGGCGAGGTTTCGGAGTTCGAAAGAAGGTTGCAATTGATAAGAGCAATGGTGAAGGAGGTGAGGGAGAAGGAAAGGAGGGATCTTGCGGCCGGTAAGGATGGAATTAGGGACGAAATCGGTCGAGGGCTCGCTCGTTCGAAGAAGAGTTCTTCTACGAATTCGATGAGTTTGAATGGAAAGAGGGAGACAGGGGAATcaaatgaaaagagaaagctcGAAGCTTTGAGCTCGAATGCGAAGAGTAGAAATGTTTCCAATGGATTTGGGGGTTCAGAGGttaaagatgatgatgatgatgatgcaaaTG GCGGTTATCAGCAGATTGCTTATCATAGTCCTGTGGAAGAGTCTTCTCAATTGCATAAAACAGATGAAGTACGACCTCCCAACTCTTTGACGCCAAGGAATCTTCGTAATTTGGAAACTTTAACGGCTTCATCTAGTTGGCATGACAAATctatagaagaaaagaaactcATGCTTGATGACCGGAATACTCAAAGTCCCATTAAAGCGGCGAAAATGAATAGGAAAAATGACGATATTGATGCGGAAGAGAAATCGTGGTGGTTGAAACTCCCATATGTCCTA GGAATTTTTTTACGCAGAGGTGTAGAGCGAAGTGGCCCCAGAGGACTTTATTCGTTAAACATGGACTTGTCTTCAGAAAATGACGATTCTCCATCCTATACAGTTGCATTTCAAGATCGTGGTGATGCGACAAATTTCTGCTACTTGCTGGAGTCATTTTTCGAAGGCTTGGGTGACGTCAGTGCCGACGTTGTTCCTCTGACAATTCAA GAGCTTAGTGAGGCCGTCGAGTCGAATGAATTGAAGTTAATTGTTGTAAGAAAAGGCCAGCTTCAACTATATGCTGGACAGCCTTTAGCAGAAGTCGAGACCGTGTTGCGATCTCTGATGCGCTAG